The window ttttgtaaaacgttaagcttaaattcgtattattttgtaaacgttaagcctatattggtgctattttgtacgtgaggtctaaattgatgttatattgtaaacgttaaacctaaattgatattatgttgtaaacgttaagcctatattggtgctattttaaacgttgaacctaaattggtacttctccaaaaaccttaagcctattTTAGTACCGTATCccttatattaataaaaaattacatattttagacagtttgacaATAAAATTTGCGATTAACTTATATTTGACAAACTTAGTTATTAGCatttttacatatatttttataattattttggtaACACATTAagtatcttagacataattaatgTTTCGAATGTCTgaagtgacaattaaataacagtcaaatcaGTCTTTCTATTCGATAACGtaaaactaaaattgatcttgcttggaaacgttAGAGTTAGATTTCCACTATTTCGTACCTTTAGGCTAAATATGCAATTCTCTTAAAATGTTAGTGATAAATTTGGTCtttatctcttaatttattttattatattcatcCTATTATAGAATTTACAACTATTAAACCTGAAATCAATTCATTATTTACTGAAAATTTAATGCACATTCTGATTGATTTCTTCTCTCTACCACTTAGAAAGACGATTTGCGATTATCAGATTCAAACCATGTTCCAAagattaatttcttaatttagAGACAGTCAATCTGCTGCTTTACTTCTCTCATGAGACTCGTAGTCAGGGGCGGACAGATACTATGACTGGAGAGCCTCCCAATCAgcccaaaaatatattttaatatagtGGGGGAAGGATTTTGACCCTGTCAAAATCTCCGACTGCCTCCCAGCCCAACTAGTAACCCCCTTTAAAATTTTGATCCCTTATAATATTGCCTAGGGCCTTAGAAATGCTAGAGACGTCCATGATGAACACAATAGTAAATCAGAACTAAAATGTAAGTTTAATGAATGAATGAAGTAGTGTACATTGAGCATATCTTACTCTATTTATTATGTGACCAATATGTAGAAGACGGTTATGAGTTTAGGAGTGGAACGTATACGTATCACTTGTTGATATGTGAATGTACATCCGGATATCAGGGTCTGATATTCCTCATGTCCACTAGGCTCGTGATTCACGGGATCGGGCATGATTGTTGTAACGGATGGATCTTTTGAGACTTCTCGTGTCGAGGTCTCCAATACGGAGTCAAATTGTCTAGTTCGGCTATGGCGGCGCCACGTGTTCTCTTTCCCTAGGTGCTGATTCGGATCTCGTAAGTGCTACATGACGGGTTTATATTCGTTTGATAtcaatatgttttaatctattctgTGAACTATATAATAACATACCAAAGCGTTTGCAACACCCTTTCAACATGCAGTTTACTTCTTTACAACTAagtgattaatttattacaatttaagcaagttgaggggagctatcgggacactttaaaaatttaggaggtcaatcaaactttttggacaaattcagggggTAAATGATATATCAAGCCATATATAAAAGGGCTAAGGTACAAAAAATATACGTTGacaatcaggagcaattttaccccaaagTTAGCAAATtgaattaatttgaaaaataatttatcaaattgtcttttCTCAATTCTAATCttatcatctatacttcacatcaaataaataaattaaatatttatcaGAAAATTGCCTCCTGCAACTGCCTATTCAATTAGCAAACAGTAACAACCACCAATTCCAGAAACAAAACatcaaataaaataacaaacatCGATCTTCGACTCCTTCATAATAtttcttaatttctttttaatctCAACTACGACTAAAATTATCGTAAAAATCTCTGAAATTGCAACCGCGGCTAACAAGAAGAGGATTGTACAATTAATATATCAAAAATCACTGAAAACAATTAGGTGTCATTTGatttataaaatgaaatattatcaAATGGTACGAAAAAATAGAATAGAATATAtattctttaaaaataaaacaattggGTGCCATTTGGTTCTTGTTTGGTTGATGAAATGTAACAAGATTGTAGTGTCTAGGTAGCATCCTTAATGTGTATATACATATGTATTTTCCTTGAATGAAATATATTCAAATAGTTTAgtctacatggtatcccatgtgTTTCCAGTGTATTCACATGGTTTCTAACATGGTATGAGAGGTTAGTTTGGCTTCATTTTATGCCCTGTGTGTAGAATTTTTGGGTTTGTATTTTTGGGCTGTTTTCTTCGGTATTATTGCGTGCCTTGTTATGTCTATCTTGTGAGCAGATTGTTTGGATCTAGAGTTCTAAGTCTCAGTTCATCTCACCAGATTGTCGCCATGCCTACGTCTCTATGTTTCCGACTTGTTTGTCCGGTTAGTTTTTCGATGAATCTCCTTTTGTGCAATGACGTTGCTGGCAGCCTCTTGTGTATTGTTTCAACTGAGTTTTGCTTGTCCTTTTCTAACGTTCCGTTGTCGTCTCTCCTGTTCGATTTGTTCTTCTTCAATATAATATTGTTTAAGGAAAATGCAGATCAAAAAAATCAGGAAACATCTTAAAAATCCTTATGTTATAACTATTCCTAAACCTATATAATACAGTATGAAActatgttgtttttttatgaaactatgttgtttttttctttaatcaTTTTATCAATTCTCAGTAAACTATCTTTCACATTTTCCCATTTTTCCAAcccatttttcacatttttaccCGTTCTTGGAAATTTTCCATTTTTACCATTTTCCACGGTAATGATCAATAGATATAAAAGGTGATTTTagaattaaagaaaatattagTTATGGAATAGCTTTTAGGAATCTCTTCCATTAATTGTAGAATACAAATTACAATGTTGAAATAGAAATTTTCCTAGAAATAGCTATCCTATTACTCTTACATTACATCCCTAATTCCTGCAACCTTTAAACAATAGTACCTACCTTCCTGCAACCTTTAAACAATTGTACCTACCTTCCTACCAACTGAACAAGCTAAACCCTTTCCTAGCAACAGTCTCATCCGAAGAGTCTGATTCGCTTCCCACTGTACCATCAGAACTGCGATCACTTCGAAGAAGTCGAATTCGGTCAGCATTCTCAATCATCCAAGAAGCAACTTCTGGTGATGATGCCCATTCTGCTACAGCTTGGCGGGTTGATTCCCTTGTAAAATCTTCCCACTCTGTCTTTGTGAACTTCTTCCTCCTCGGGGTATTGTGGAAGGTCGAAACGCAATCCTGCTGACCTCTTGTCCCTGAACGAGTAGATGGTAATATTAAGCCTGTTAATATCCACAAAAGGCAAATCACAAGCTGGAAGGTTGGTTGATATGAAATTACAGTTTCTGCAAGATaaatcttatatatatatgatttgcaGAATATAATGAGAAGCTCGGACGACACCAAAATATTAGCACTCTGGAAAAAATAGAACGTTGAAGACAATAATAAAGTATGTACCTTTGACAGGAGAATTAGGCCAAGAAGAAGAGCTCATTGGACTACTCCACATCCTTCCTCCAGATGTATTTTTTGGTGACCTGCTAAGGAATTCAGCTCGATTGTTCACTACAAGCTGCTTTCCCTGTTTGCACCAAATCCCACCTGAATGATGTGATCCGTGCCTGCATGAACATGAAATCAAACGGACGTTGTAAAATGATGGAGAAGCAAAAGATTAAAttgcaattaaattaaatgaaatttagaGTACTCAAAGAGGATTGCTGGAAGTACTTCATAACCGGAGCTACTATATCCATTATGATCCTACTTAGAGCAAAACTCAATTGTGTAACCATTTTAAGATATAGATCCCAATTATCTGGTCAAGGATAATACAGTCAAATGCTATCTTGGGCAATCCCAATGCAGAGTAAGGccaaatcactaaatctgcagAATGGTGCAACCATTTGGTTCAGATTTTGTCAACAAAGTACGCCAGAAAACTTTTGCTATAAAATACCAGCAGTCCAGCAACCGTATAAAAGAAACTGTAAGCAAGGAAGCTTGTAGGAACTTACTCAGGATGACTCCACCTGAATGTATTCAAAAGATAGCAGAGAGAATTCATAGAAATCAAGCTGGCAATTGCAAAGGGCGTATCAATGGTGCTCTGAAATAGGAACAAAAACATCAGAAAGAAAAACAGATCAGGCATCACTTCCAAATCGATAAGAAAAGATAGAAGAGGAAACTCAATTGGAACTATCAAATGGTAACTGTTGCCTTGAACTAACCACATAATATCAGCAAACAAGGAATTGTAAGCACCATAACCAATATTGCTCTACATACAACAACCACCACCAAGCCGCTCATTTCCATTAGTTCCTGCTCTTAGTGAAATTCTCTAAAATATCTAATAATGCACATAAATCAATTCATAAATAAAACAGCAGGTAATAGACATGTGTGCTATGGTTGGGAAATCTAAAGGAAATGGCTGTATGGTTATTTTCAGGTGCAATGTAAAAACACCACATCGAAACCATTTATACAGAATGAACCCTGGTAGTCTGGTGTGAGGATCATTCCTACAGGCTCATTCAATGCTAATTCAAAGGAACAAGAACAATACAATTTTATGAGCAATTCCAGTAAATAAGAACAACTCCTGAAGGCAAGTTAAGTCAATGGAACAAAGCCTAATGAATAGAGCCATATCATATGTAGGCTGAGCAGAACCGAACCCCAAAAAGgtgtttggttcggttttgacATTAATTTGGTTTGGTTCAGTTTTCATTATCAAACTGATCAAAAAATCGAAATGGAACTTTACTTTAGAATTTAGAGTATTTCAATCATATTTATACTTATTTGATGTGAAAATTTATAATGGAATTAGAAAAATAAACCAAAATTCAAATGTTTGTGTTTCAAATATAATATGGGTCAAATTTCTATATGAAATTAATTATGTTTCataatagttttgttttcaataaaaataaaacaaaatagcTGTTCAGTTTGAAACCGAACCGAAGATGAAGAGTGGTTGCATAACATTTCTATTCTTAATTTTTGGCGTAGCAAGACACCACTACAAGATATTCATCAACATAATTAAATCAAATGAAATACTAACCTGCAAAATAAATGTAGTTGCAATGATCCGGATTGCCCATTTGACAAACTGGGCAACACCAACATCCACACTTCCATCTTTTGATATTACAAATTTTCTCACAATCCAGTAGCCCAAAGCAGCTCCAGCAAGAACAATCATCACTAAAACCAATACATAGACCtgtgaaaaaaatatgaaagaGTCAGATTATCTTCTACTGCATAATTAAAGCCAGGACTACCAAATAAGTAGCAAATAAGAACACCAAATGGTTTTTGAAATCTATAAAGGCAACTTACTGGATTGTGCATATCTTCACTCAGTCCAAAGTTGATGAGAATGGAATTTACCAGCACTGAAATGTGATGTAAGATGTAAGTGCCAGCACCAAGCTGCAATTAGAAATGGATAGTTAGATTTTAAACATTCTTAGATCAACTAAAACATTATATTTGTACAAGTATATATAATCTCACCACTGATCCATATATAGAGAGATAGAAAACATTTTTTCTTCCAGTTGGAAGTAATTTCATTCCCTGCCATTATACCCAAAAAGATATACACAGTAAGTACATATCCAGAAATAAAATGTAAGAAATCAGAGTTATATAACCAACCAAATATCAAAATCAGAATTGCAATTATCATAAAGCAGATAGCCACTAGGTTACGACTTAGTGCCATTACATGCAGTAAGAAAGCTAAATTCGACCAAACTCAGGCATCAGATTCAGCACTAAATTAACTGTGTCTTCAAATCCTTTAACTTctagtaaacacaaaaataAGGACTTTCGACTATTGCCCAaccaaaaatttaaatataggTCAAGAATAATCCTACTATGCTTTTTAGAGAGAATCCTAACACCTATCCAGAACTTCATGAGATTCTAAACTACTCAAGTGAGTTACAATTAATAGGATCGCAGTAAAGAAGAACAATATTTTACATCATATAATAGATTTCAAAGATCTTAAAAAGAATTTTTCCCAATTTCCAGAGTACATAACTCACAGACTTGCAAAATTCAGTCACAAAATAATAAAGCTAGTTATCCACTAACTGCAATGTTTAGGAATTTATAATACATATCTTCTCCGGTCAGCAATAAGTTAACAGCAGTCAATTTGGACTTGAGTTTTATCATTCAGTTTCATCCACAAAATATATTGACACTATCTCCACCATAAACTCTAGCAACAAGACTCTTCACTAAGTTGCCAAAACCAATGCGGGAGAGGGGATTTGCACTCAAATtttcaactcagaaatgaatgAAACTCACTTGGAGCATAAACTGTCACGCATGCTATACTAGTAACAAACTATATAATTATCAACTGGAGTGTATTATGATAAGCAAAGCCTAAAGAGAACAACTGTTTAAATAGTGCTATTGATGTTGATAAGAAGATATTGTTCTCGATATTATCATATTAAATCCTAACAAAAGAACATATAAAGAGGCAGAGCttttaattttatgatgaaacCAGTGTATTAGAAGAGAAGAGtaaagaaaagagaaataaGTAAACTTGCATACCTGGAAAAGGAGTATAATAACAACAAGGAAAATTCCGATAGCCATTGAGGTGCTATAATAAAAAGGAACCCAATGGCAGACAATTGGTGCCAACAATAGTAAAAGAAATCCAACAGCCAGACACACGAGGCGCCATTGCTGCATTTCTGCATAGAAATTCAAAGACCAGCATCAATGTTACATGAAACCGAAACGGATAGGGAAACTAAAATGGAAACTGGAGTCAATAACTGCAGAAACTATAGGAAACAGATACATGAGTGAAACATGTAAACAGTAAAAATATATGGAAACATCaataaacttttaaaattgTAAGAATGTATGCTTAactttttcatatatatacattaaaaAATAACATAGAAGTCACATAATAGagggaaaaaaattaatttgaaagcTTTTAGAAGATgatctagaaaatatattagGGATTATGAACATTTGATTAGCATTGATCCGCTTcaggaaaaaaaaatcacatgctAATGAGTTTCCAAATTTTAAGAAACGAATTTCCAAGTAATTTAAATTCCAGAAACATGACCCAAAACATTTCATGCAAGTTTCCaagtgtcagagattaatatgaagtggacttttaactatcagcttgagtttttagttcaaac is drawn from Euphorbia lathyris chromosome 9, ddEupLath1.1, whole genome shotgun sequence and contains these coding sequences:
- the LOC136206877 gene encoding uncharacterized protein isoform X2, with translation MGFSSLPLPLLLFSFTFFFLHSTGLTGVDLGNPVTDIDPSSLTRHLPIHGSKDVFYCERVKVSGRSRLEIGNYASVFRVTLAPLAIPERLHSKIQVCFHRNVSRVDCRCEKDEWRTIQKGVWSTVMSPYEERYIDVKFIGPVPGSVKVSVKEEMQQWRLVCLAVGFLLLLLAPIVCHWVPFYYSTSMAIGIFLVVIILLFQGMKLLPTGRKNVFYLSIYGSVLGAGTYILHHISVLVNSILINFGLSEDMHNPVYVLVLVMIVLAGAALGYWIVRKFVISKDGSVDVGVAQFVKWAIRIIATTFILQSTIDTPFAIASLISMNSLCYLLNTFRWSHPEHGSHHSGGIWCKQGKQLVVNNRAEFLSRSPKNTSGGRMWSSPMSSSSWPNSPVKGTRGQQDCVSTFHNTPRRKKFTKTEWEDFTRESTRQAVAEWASSPEVASWMIENADRIRLLRSDRSSDGTVGSESDSSDETVARKGFSLFSW
- the LOC136206877 gene encoding uncharacterized protein isoform X1, which encodes MGFSSLPLPLLLFSFTFFFLHSTGLTGVDLGNPVTDIDPSSLTRHLPIHGSKDVFYCERVKVSGRSRLEIGNYASVFRVTLAPLAIPERLHSKIQVCFHRNVSRVDCRCEKDEWRTIQKGVWSTVMSPYEERYIDVKFIGPVPGSVKVSVKEEMQQWRLVCLAVGFLLLLLAPIVCHWVPFYYSTSMAIGIFLVVIILLFQGMKLLPTGRKNVFYLSIYGSVLGAGTYILHHISVLVNSILINFGLSEDMHNPVYVLVLVMIVLAGAALGYWIVRKFVISKDGSVDVGVAQFVKWAIRIIATTFILQSTIDTPFAIASLISMNSLCYLLNTFRWSHPEHGSHHSGGIWCKQGKQLVVNNRAEFLSRSPKNTSGGRMWSSPMSSSSWPNSPVKGLILPSTRSGTRGQQDCVSTFHNTPRRKKFTKTEWEDFTRESTRQAVAEWASSPEVASWMIENADRIRLLRSDRSSDGTVGSESDSSDETVARKGFSLFSW